Proteins encoded in a region of the Salminus brasiliensis chromosome 2, fSalBra1.hap2, whole genome shotgun sequence genome:
- the lta4h gene encoding leukotriene A-4 hydrolase: MAPVSDPCSFSSFAKCLTRHLNLTLQVDFDSRVLRGKVALTVEVLQDKLSSLTLDTKDLKIFKVSANGQAAKFQLEAQQSFKGSPLEITLPFEHSRGQHVIVEIEYETSPSASALQWLSPTQTAGKKHPYLFSQCQATHCRTMVPCQDTPSVKHTYYAQVSVPKELIALMSAVRDGQEPDPTDGSRVVYRFRQPVPMPSYLIALVVGALESREIGPRSRVWSEKEYVDQAAFEFSKTETMLKTAESLAGPYVWGQYDLLVLPPSFPYGGMENPCLTFATPTLLAGDRSLSNVIAHEISHSWTGNLVTNKTWEHFWLNEGHTVYLERMIGRAMEGEQFRQFKAIGGWKELQEAVHQFGANNVLTNLVVNLDGVDTDECYSCVPYEKGFALLYHLEELMGGPEVFMGFVKSYIQLFAYSSVTTEQWKDYLFTYFKDKVDILNKVDWNGWMHTPGMPPFKPQYDTTLADACTALAQRWVKAKDADLSGFSEADVKQLSSHQLIEFLALLLLEDPLPTAHVKRMQEVYNFNSIKNSEIRCRWLRLCVKAQWEECVPLALKMATEQGRMKFTRPLFREVYNFAKFRDEAVKAFKESRDAMHPVTAMLVAKDLKADPSTGF; encoded by the exons ATGGCTCCAGTGTCAGACCCctgctccttctcctctttcGCCAAGTGTCTCACTCGGCACCTGAACCTGACCCTGCAGGTGGACTTCGACAGTCGTGTCCTGCGGGGGAAGGTCGCCCTGACGGTGGAAGTCCTCCAGGATAAACTCTCCTCTCTG ACCCTTGACACCAAGGACTTGAAGATCTTCAAGGTGTCGGCCAATGGCCAGGCTGCAAAGTTCCAACTGGAGGCCCAGCAGAGTTTTAAAGGCAGCCCTCTGGAGATCACCCTGCCCTTTGAGCACTCACG TGGTCAGCATGTTATTGTGGAGATCGAGTATGAGACGTCTCCGAGTGCTTCGGCCCTGCAGTGGCTGTCTCCCACGCAGACTGCTGGGAAAAAACACCCCTATCTTTTCAGCCAGTGTCAG GCCACTCATTGCAGGACAATGGTGCCCTGCCAGGACACGCCATCAGTGAAGCACACCTACTATGCACAG gtGTCTGTCCCTAAAGAGCTGATCGCTCTCATGAGCGCCGTGCGAGATGGACAAGAACCGGACCCCACTGACGGCAGCAGAGTTGTCTACCGCTTCAGACAGCCG GTTCCAATGCCTTCTTATCTGATTGCATTAGTGGTGGGAGCTTTAGAAAGCAG GGAGATTGGGCCCAGGTCCCGGGTGTGGTCGGAGAAGGAGTATGTAGACCAGGCTGCCTTTGAGTTCTCTAAA aCTGAGACCATGTTGAAGACGGCTGAGAGTCTGGCAGGACCGTACGTGTGGGGGCAGTATGACCTGCTGGTGCTGCCCCCATCTTTCCCCTACGGTGGCATGGAGAACCCCTGCTTGACCTTCGCCACCCCCACTTTACTG GCTGGAGACCGCTCCCTCTCCAAT GTGATTGCTCATGAGATTTCTCACAGCTGGACTGGAAACCTGGTGACCAATAAAACCTGGGAGCATTTCTG gtTGAATGAAGGACACACAGTATATTTGGAGAGAATGATCGGCAGAGCTATGGAGGGTGAACAGTTCAGGCAGTTTAAAGCCATAGGAGGATGGAAAGAGCTGCAGGAAGCT GTTCACCAGTTTGGAGCCAATAATGTCCTAACCAACCTGGTGGTGAACCTGGATGGTGTTGATACTGATGAATGCTACTCCTGTGTGCCATATGAGAAGGGATTCGCTCTTCTCTATCACTTGGAAGAGCTTATGGGAGgcccag AAGTTTTCATGGGCTTTGTGAAGTCCTATATCCAGCTGTTTGCTTACAGCAGTGTGACCACAGAGCAGTGGAAGGACTACCTATTCACCTACTTCAAAGACAAG GTGGACATCCTGAATAAAGTGGACTGGAATGGATGGATGCACACTCCGGGAATGCCCCCATTCAAACCTCA ATACGACACCACCCTGGCAGATGCCTGCACTGCTCTGGCCCAGAGATGGGTGAAG GCTAAGGATGCAGATTTGTCAGGCTTCAGCGAGGCTGATGTGAAGCAGCTCTCCTCTCACCAGCTCATTGAGTTCCTGGCTCTGCTTCTGCTGGAG GATCCTCTCCCTACGGCTCATGTGAAGAGAATGCAGGAGGTTTATAACTTCAACAGCATCAAAAACTCTGAGATCCGTTGCAG GTGGCTCCGCCTGTGTGTTAAAGCCCAGTGGGAGGAGTGTGTTCCCCTGGCTCTGAAGATGGCCACAGAACAGGGCAGGATGAAGTTCACACGTCCACTCTTCAG GGAAGTGTACAACTTTGCCAAGTTCCGCGACGAGGCCGTTAAGGCTTTCAAGGAGAGCCGTGACGCAATGCACCCTGTCACAGCAATGCTGGTGGCCAAGGACCTGAAAGCTGACCCAAGCACAGGCTTCTAA